A stretch of DNA from Nitrospira sp. KM1:
CTCCTTGATCAGATCGTGCGAGCGTCTTCAGAACCTGCTCGTAGTGGTGCATGACCTCCCGCTGCTTCCTCGGCATGTGGGTGACTCGTCGCTGACGATCGAGCACCTTCGCCTCGGTCGTGCGATCACGTAGATGCTGAACCTTCCACCGTTCCTGTGTCGTACGGTGAATTCGGCTTGTCGTCGTGGCCTCAATGCCATGCTCCCGTAACGCCTCCGCAAATCCCTCCCGCCAGCGCTGCAGATCGGCCTTCCTGGCATTCAAACGAACTCCATCAAGACCTGCGGCTTTCACCGTCAAATGCACATGTGGATGTGGAGAGGGATGGGGATCCGGATCGGTCTCGAAGGTATGAAGCACCATTGCGTACTGAAACCCGGAGAACTCCCGTGTGGCGAAGTCACGGGCCGCCCGCTGCACTGATAATGGATCGGTCCTGGTCGGCATGGAGAGGACGAGGTGAAAGGCGTCGCGCATCGTCGAGTCTGCCGCGATGGGCATCCCGCCATCGCGCCATTCAGCTTTCAGATCGGCCACGGCCTCCTTCCCGACAATCACTTGGCCGCCTTGATCCTCGATCTCAAGCTGGCCATCACGCGAAATGTAGGTGAGGTTGTTCGAGATGCCCTTCATCCCCTTCGGTGCCCTAACGAGTTTCACCACGACTTGTGGCGAACGGCGAACCATGGCCTGAAGTTTCTGCCGCACATAGGTCGCACGAGCCTGTGCCGTGCTGAGCCGTCCGCCGGTACTCACGAACTTAGCGAAACTCAGACGAACATTCCTGCTGCGACGCGGTCGCGGGAGGGTCTCCGTTGAGACATTGAAGAGCCGACTCCCCCACTCATCCAACTTCTGGTCAATTTGGCTGCCTGTTGAACTCATTGGAGATGCCAGCGGTCCACGGACCCGCGTAAGACATCGGACACCTTCTTTGTATGGGCCTGGATCACGCGAGAGAGTTCGGTGATGACTTCAACCCGAAAGGCGGCTCGGTTCTGAGGCGCGGTATTCAAGACTTTGGTAATCTGGTTCAGGTTCCTCCCCAAGGCGAGGAGTTGTTGATTCGACCGGGCCAAGGTCTCCAATTCCGGCTGTCCGACCTGTGGCTGCCCGGTCAACTTGGTGCGGACCATCGCCACCAGCCATTTCGTCGGCACATAGCCTTCTTGACCGGCCATCTTCTTCAGGGCGGCGAGCTCTGAGGCTGTCAGGTTCAGTTCGATGCGAGCGATCGCCCGTTCTCGCTTCGGGGTGACACGACTCCGAGGCGTAGGGGCCGGGGTGGCTCTCCGATCCATGGTCTGCCGAATGGCGTTCCGCAACGCATGGCTCGGTGTGAGTCCGTGGGCCTGACACCAGGCCTGCCAGGGCACCTTCAGTTCCCCCAAATCCACAGTCACCGTGGTCGTCCGTTTCGCCCGCTCCCCCATCAACTCACCCATACCAGCCTAAATTTGGCCACCCCGCGCCCCTCACCAAACCGGTGTCGAAGTCTGGCTATCGGAGGGTCACAGAACAGTCGCACAAGGATACGATAAACCCATAATGTAAGACAACTACGGGCAACAGCCATATCCTGCAACCTCCTAAAATCGGCCTTACACCATGCCTACGACGATACGGATCTAAGACCACCGGTCAACCGTTCGCACTGGGCTAAGGACGTCAGAAATGGGCCCCGGATCGGCCGGTCGGTGGAGCCTCAGGCAGGCCGGGTATGCCGGCACCCCCGATCAGCTGGTATGGTTTCCAGCCATTCTGGGCTCCCCCATGTGAAGGAGATGCTCTTCTTGTTATCCTGAGACACAAGGCACCGCCTGTGCGTTATTGAGGCGACAACCATGCGCATGACCGGGCCGAACGTTCTTCGATGCCTTTTGGCCATCTGCTTGATGAGCGGGCTCGTGGCCTGTGGCAGCTTTGCCAACTGCTTCAATAGTGGGTTCGCTCCCGCCGCCTGTGGCGGGGGGTATAGCGAGAGCAACGTTGCTTCTCTACCGCAGCCCACGGCCACCTCGGCGGAAGGTCGCTGGACGGGGGTGACGCCCACAGGTCGCACCGTTTCTGGACTGGTCCTCGAGGACGGCTTCTACTGGCTGTTCTATACGGCAAGAGACCATCCCAACATTCTGGCTGGACTGGTGCAGGGAACTGGCACGTCCCACTCTGGCTCCTTCGGTTCCTCGAACACCAGGGATTTCAATCTGGAAGGCGCGGGCCTTCGCTCAGCGACAACGAATGGCAGCTATGTTCCGAACAAGAGCTTCCTCGCGACGATCGCGTATGTCACTGGCGACACAGAGAGCTTCACGAGTACCTATGATGTGGACTCGGAGCCTGCCCCAAACCTGAATCTGGTCGCCGGGACCTATGCTGGGCTCCGCGCCGACAACTCCACGGTCACAGTGACCGTGGATTCCACCGGGACGCTTTCAGGTCATTCCACAGATGGATGCACCGTTACGGGGACCTTGTCTCCTCGGGGAAAGGGAAACGTCTTTCATACCTCGGTGACATTCGGAGGGGGCGCCTGTCGCCAGAGAACCGAGACGGTCACGGGGGTGGCCTTGTACGATGCCGCGACCAACCGGCTGTACATTGCCGCGCTCAACAATGTCCGGACCACCAGCTATCTTTTCCTCGGCACAAAGCGGTAAGCCCCACCGGTTCGATGTTCTGCCCTAGGGTATCCATTTTGATGGGGCATGATGGGATCCCATCATGCCCCATGAATGGATCGATAAGATCACGAGGACAGGATCTCTCGAACCGCAGTAGAGGCAAAGAAGCCCTGATCCTTCAGATTGGCAAACCAGCTCTCGGCAAACTCCGTCAAGTCCTGTTTCAACGTGGGCAGGACATGGGTGTGTTTGCCCGCCTCGTCATACCGATAGACTTCTTGCACGATCCCCAGGTAGTCATTCCAAAAAGACACCGGTTCGGCTGCCATGCCATCGGGTACATTGTGAAACAGAAACACGATATCGGGATCTCGCATGAGGTCGCCGTTCTGTTCGCCGTAATGGCACAAGGACACAAGCCGGTATCCTTCTCCACTGGATCCAATCTCCTCGACCGAGAGTGGCATGTAGCCGGGCACGGTGATACGCACCGCACGTGCGCCATTGAGCAGTTGATTCAGATCCGTCGCAAAGGCTTGATACATATTCATCATTCTGTTCCTTTCTTCCGATGCAGGAAGCCCCCGGCGCGAGGGCCGGAGGCTTCCCGTGACGGTCAGCGGTCTGACCGCTCCGCGATCCAGCGTGTCGCCTGTTGGGCGACGACGATCAGCGCATCAAGGTCTGTGACTCCGAAGGAGTCGGAATTCTTCCAGACCCCATCCCGGTCCTTGTACGAGCGGGCCACAGTCACGTTGTAGAACGGACCGTTCATGCCCTCGTTCTTCCAGATGCTCGCCTTGATGCGGCTGCATCGCAGCGTGGTGACCGGCTGGGGTTTCTTGTCTTGAGGTGCCATAGTGTTGTCTCCTTTAAGTTAGAGTTGATGTGTTGGCCTCTCACCAGGCGTGGAGGCCACACAGCGACGACAAAGGAGCCAGAGAGGCCGCCGCCACCTGGTGGGCCGGTGGGCGCGAAGCGGAGGAATGCCCGCGGAAAAGGGCGCCCTCAGAGGCGGCGCGCGGGCGTGATCGACGCAGCCCGCCGGTGGAAAGCCAGGACGGCGACCGGATGCGCACAGGCACCGAACCGGAAACCATAAGCAGGTCCCCGCTCATCACCAGCACGGCAGAGCAGATTCAACGGACGAGGCGAGAAGGTCCGCTTCAGAGAGACCGAGACTAAGCCAGTTCGCCAAGATGGAAGAGAGTCAACGAATCGGCTTCGAGATGATCTTGAGCTTGTGGCGGTTATCAGCCAGCAGGCGACTATGCATATGTCACAGGAGTCGCTGAACGTGGTGGAAGACCGAACGGCCTGCGAGGCCGGAGGGGAACTGTCATGTGATGGGAGGCGAGAAGTCGTTGAGATGCGCGACTGACTGAGCCGGATGAACGAGTCGTCAGCGAGGTCGAGAACAAGCCATCTTCCTGGAAATGCCTCACCGGCCGTTGATACGGCGTCTGATCGTGTTCACACTCGCCGTCAGTCAAACAGGTCGGCGTGCGTGCCTGTCCGTTCGAGGATGAGGAACGTGGCCTCAATTCTGTAGATCAGAAGCCAGTCTGGCTGGATATGGCATTCTCGATGGTGGATCCACTCACCGGTAAGAGTATGGTCCTTGTTCTTGGGAGGCAATGGTGTTTGGGCCTGAAGAAGATCAACGATGGCTTCGAGTTTGTCGAGATCGTAGCCCCGTTTTTTGGCAAGCTTGAGGTCTTTGAGAAAACGGCTGGTGGTTTTGAGGAGCAGCACGACTTAGATGCCCGTACGGCTTCTGAGTGCGCGAAAGTTCTTGAACGAGGGGAGTTTCTCTGGATGCTTTGCTTCTTCAAAAGCCTCCAGCGTGTGCGCGTTCGGAATCATGAGAGGAAAAGGGATACCCTGGTGGAGTTCAACCTGGGCATAGAACAGGCGTATGGCTTCGGCTTCGGTCAAACCGAGTCGATCGAAGACTTTCACCGCCTTCTTTTTCAGACCAGTGTCGATACGAGTATTGATGCGATCTGACATTACGGTCTGTCCTGCTTTTCTCATGCTCCTATTGTACGCCATTTGTCGTGCGAATGAAAGATGATTCTCTGTGCTACTCATGTGTAAGAAGGTCAAGGACTAGAACGTGACAGTAGACCCTGCTACAGACCGACGGAATGATCAACAGACTATGTTTCTGACAGCCTTGAAGAAATCATACAGGTGGGGCCGATCCCGCAAAGCACCAGCGGGCTCCTCTCTCGGCCCTCCTCCCCTACCGAGGTCTTCGCGCACGACGAGATTCTCCAGGCACCCACCCGCATGGTAGACTTGCGTGGCACGACAAACGTCGCTACTGTCGAACGTGCGTGATAAGAGGATCATGGTGATGGCTCACGCCCCGGGTGGGCAGGACATGACGCGCATCATCTCCATGAGAAAGGCAAATCGCCGTGAGCAAAAAACCTATGATCAAGAGCGACCTGAAGCGACTGGACCGCATGACGGATAAGGATATCGACTACTCCGATATCCCGCCATTAGATGACGCATTTTTCAAGAAGGCCAGGATGGTCGCCTGGCCACCGGCGAAGCAACAAGTGACTGTACGTCTCGATGCGGATGTGCTCCGCTGGCTGAAGGCCTCCGGCAAGGGGTACCAGACACGGCTCAACTATATTCTCCGTGCGGCAATGGAACATCAGGGGCCGCGGCGACCGCGTGCCACAAAGCGCCGGCGCCCCCATGCGGCGTAAGGAAAGAGCGACGACATGAACTTCGCCAGCTCCACGGCAATCCCCACTTCCTGCTCCGCCTTCGCAAGAGCCTTGGCGAATTTTGGCTCCTTCCTCATCTGTTCGTTGATGTACTGTCTATGCGTTTTCATCGTGACGCCTTGCGCGTGACCTCCTCGTATCGTTGCTCCGCAATGGCGATGTCTCGTTCTCGCAGTTTCTGCCGTTTCTTCCGGATCGCATGCAGGATGACGAACCGCTGCCTTACGAATGCGGCATAAAAGAACCGGTACTCAGTCCCCGACAATTCCGGACGCAGCTCCCAGATCTTGCCTCGAACATGTGCCGCGATGGAGCGGATCCACGGTGATCCGTTCGATCAGACCGGGACGAGATGCACACTCGGTTGGTCTACGGAAGCATCTGACACACCGGACCATAGGGCTTCAAACTCGCATCACACGTGAGCATGCGCAGGTGTTCAACCTGGGCTTGCGCCACCAAGATACGGTCAAAGGGATCACGATGATGCAGCGGCAACCGTTCAAGCGCCAGGGTGTGGAGCACAGACACCGGTAATTCCTGAAACCCACTGTCCGCGATCTTCGCCGCGAGTTCGTTGGGATCCGCGGCAAGCTTGTTGAGTTGGATCTTAATGACGATTTCCCACAGGGACGCGGCACTGATATAGACCACGGGCGTGGTCTCGATCTGGTGATAGATGGTTTTCGAGAGTCGTGGAGACTGAATCACAAACCACAAAAACACGTGCGTATCTAATAACAGGTTCATGGCCCAGCCTCGAATGCAGCCATCATGTCCGGTGGTAACGGCGCATCAAAATCGTCAGAGATGGTCACGCGTCCTTTCAAAAGCCCCGAGCGGCGACGTGGTAGCTTGGCCTCAAGCGGTCCCAGCTCGGCCACCGGCATTCCATCTTTGCAAATCGTAATGCGCTGCCCTTTTGCAACGGCGGCAAGGAGTTTGGAAAAATGGGTCTTGGCCTCATGGACATTCACCGTTTTGGTGGCAACTTTCATACACCCCCCACATGGACTAAGATTAGTCTACTTCGGACTGGTGCGGGAGTCAATCCATTCGTTCCCGCGCACAGGAGGTCGCCCCCATGCGCCCATCATGATCCTTGAACATGAGGCACGCCTCGATATCCGGATTCCCGTCATGGAGGTAGTAGACTCGCACCTCTGCTCCTCGATGCTCCCTGAAGAGCCATCTCGACCATGAGTGGACTCAGACACCAACTCGCGCACCGACCTCTTTTCACCATCGTGTTGCGCCCCTCACCGACACCGGGGCGCAACAGAATCCCCCCAGTCTGTGGTCACGCACGACTGCAGGCGTGACACCGTCCTCACTGGCACGGTTG
This window harbors:
- a CDS encoding type II toxin-antitoxin system YafQ family toxin: MLLLKTTSRFLKDLKLAKKRGYDLDKLEAIVDLLQAQTPLPPKNKDHTLTGEWIHHRECHIQPDWLLIYRIEATFLILERTGTHADLFD
- a CDS encoding type II toxin-antitoxin system RelB/DinJ family antitoxin, which produces MRKAGQTVMSDRINTRIDTGLKKKAVKVFDRLGLTEAEAIRLFYAQVELHQGIPFPLMIPNAHTLEAFEEAKHPEKLPSFKNFRALRSRTGI
- a CDS encoding BrnA antitoxin family protein — protein: MTDKDIDYSDIPPLDDAFFKKARMVAWPPAKQQVTVRLDADVLRWLKASGKGYQTRLNYILRAAMEHQGPRRPRATKRRRPHAA
- a CDS encoding type II toxin-antitoxin system RelE/ParE family toxin, whose protein sequence is MRSIAAHVRGKIWELRPELSGTEYRFFYAAFVRQRFVILHAIRKKRQKLRERDIAIAEQRYEEVTRKASR
- a CDS encoding type II toxin-antitoxin system VapC family toxin; the encoded protein is MNLLLDTHVFLWFVIQSPRLSKTIYHQIETTPVVYISAASLWEIVIKIQLNKLAADPNELAAKIADSGFQELPVSVLHTLALERLPLHHRDPFDRILVAQAQVEHLRMLTCDASLKPYGPVCQMLP
- a CDS encoding type II toxin-antitoxin system Phd/YefM family antitoxin, with protein sequence MKVATKTVNVHEAKTHFSKLLAAVAKGQRITICKDGMPVAELGPLEAKLPRRRSGLLKGRVTISDDFDAPLPPDMMAAFEAGP